Proteins encoded within one genomic window of Dromaius novaehollandiae isolate bDroNov1 chromosome 7, bDroNov1.hap1, whole genome shotgun sequence:
- the ZNF804A gene encoding zinc finger protein 804A isoform X2 encodes MECYYIVISSAHLSNGHFRNIKGVFRGPLSKNGNKTLRLKELKQREFARNVASKSRKDERKQEKALQRLHKLAELRKETACAPGSGPMFKSTTVTVHDNSNDIPQSAAVDSADIQDFNCTLTHSAQNSKDVASVISSTAENACSNKSNTNKFGDQVQGAQGHKVGFSFAFPKKAVVKLESSAAVFYEYNDEASIEHGFSRKSRFVPGACNLESPSAEIVLCPEEKHNCFYPLVEKCTEAEEAPETQESKQPVSKENRILESPVLIPDVSHSKKPVSSDLDDCNIDVSTTDLPEQTLSIGATNNHVLPLECSSYELLGNRSLAQTAMEDCLSLQDTTGENDKDRNSDSSTIEIEIKQLGADALISSKYEEDNRTPQSKSETRKRPSEPFVPVLSKHGSNILQWPSEMLIYTNTDPSISYSCNPLYFDFKSSKASDSQEKPKHQPNIPHSHYKTESNRSLVLDFTNKSTSECGDYETEMNKGVCNYTIPLLSDVSLIRNCDLAKNQGKMCLDESFRIKKIEKCHISKSHLRQTTVIDEKHNKVRIKESHVKWLCKNRKRKRRRKLCHCHHHHHCRETAKAEMKIPSVPEQEINYEEENKHQHLQKDQEKCRYDAGTIWLTTDEIRQSYQKLGFENKSHKRAIAASAHAYWDRGSCEVWNAKNSNHSTESNHRKSKASSRRQSKQLAQNSRRQNLMYSRAFCSWKVRRSSCSPEQKCLGHCSEEKSLNQNQSIKRSYNFLTDEPEKSHGKRRQRTYSYSSDESLYRQTFLAEEYLRQASTVAARHKAKGKRRRRRARIRHVFIDKDARSETSRPLEENATNSTLNILGELLIQDNIEQTNMDPEVVHGKNTDEIVLPVENKSCLQTDSSHLLEKDKLTECSVVENPLSTFSEVVTHSAASVSEHSVPATASTEDILEDEKKNENVNNHENQAPYKVPITNRNLEQVFPKSFLCHYELAESIPHEKINEVTSEWVRCNSSIFNSPPPLPFKEAHINSHSFLTTEQLIAPFTLPDQALIFPADNHEKFKDLQSEAYQPIMQQNLLTNKVKFAFPPAALQPPSSPLPLPLQQPLCSTSVTTIHHTVLQQHAAAAAAAASTFKVLQPHQQFLSQVPTLSRTPLPHLSVGPRLCPGGHATFVAAPHLPLIPTSVLHPTHLTFPPLPHTVFPSLLSPHPAVIPLQPLF; translated from the exons AGACTCAAGGAGCTGAAACAGAGGGAGTTTGCTCGAAATGTAGCTTCTAAGtcaagaaaagatgaaagaaaacaggaaaaggccCTTCAACGTTTGCACAAGTTAGCTGAGCTAAGGAAAGAGACAGCCTG tGCTCCTGGAAGTGGCCCCATGTTCAAATCCACTACAGTAACTGTGCATGATAATTCCAATGATATCCCACAAAGTGCTGCCGTAGACTCTGCTGATATACAAGATTTCAACTGCACATTAACGCACAGTGCACAGAATTCTAAAGATGTTGCTTCTGTTATTTCTTCCACTGCTGAAAATGCATGTAGTAATAAATCTAACACTAACAAATTTGGAGATCAAGTTCAAGGAGCTCAAGGACATAAAGTTGggttctcttttgctttccctAAGAAAGCAGTGGTCAAACTGGAGtcttcagctgctgttttctATGAATATAATGATGAAGCATCTATTGAGCATGGTTTTAGTAGAAAAAGTAGATTTGTTCCAGGAGCTTGTAATCTTGAGTCTCCATCGGCAGAAATAGTTCTGTGCCCTGAGGAGAAACATAACTGCTTTTACCCGCTGGTGGAAAAATGCACTGAGGCAGAGGAAGCTCCTGAAACTCAGGAGTCAAAACAACCAGtcagtaaagaaaacagaatactaGAGAGTCCTGTATTAATTCCTGATGTTTCTCATTCAAAAAAACCTGTGTCTTCTGATTTGGATGACTGCAATATTGATGTAAGTACAACAGATTTACCAGAGCAAACGCTGTCCATAGGTGCAACCAATAATCATGTACTGCCCCTAGAATGCAGCAGTTATGAACTGCTGGGAAACAGATCTCTTGCTCAGACTGCTATGGAGGATTGTTTATCTCTGCAAGATACTACAGGGGAAAATGATAAAGACAGGAACAGTGATTCATCCACAATTGAAATTGAAATAAAACAACTTGGGGCTGATGCATTAATTTCATCAAAATATGAAGAAGATAATAGAACCCCACAAAGCAAATCAGAGACACGCAAGAGACCCTCTGAACCATTTGTTCCTGTTCTTAGCAAACATGGATCAAATATACTTCAGTGGCCATCGGAAATGTTAATTTACACAAATACAGACCCATCAATTTCTTATAGCTGTAATCCTTTATATTTTGACTTCAAGTCATCAAAAGCAAGTGACAGCCAAGAAAAGCCCAAGCATCAGCCAAACATACCTCATTCTCACTATAAAACTGAATCCAACCGTAGCCTAGTCTTAGATTTTACAAATAAATCCACTTCAGAATGTGGCGATTATGAAACGGAAATGAATAAAGGTGTGTGCAACTATACAATACCTCTTCTGAGTGATGTTTCCCTCATCAGAAATTGTGATCTTGCAAAAAATCAAGGTAAAATGTGCTTAGATGAGTcattcaggattaaaaaaatagaaaagtgtCACATTTCTAAAAGTCATTTACGACAAACCACTGTGATAGATGAGAAGCATAACAAAGTCCGGATCAAAGAAAGTCATGTAAAATGGCTTTGTAAAAATAGAAAacggaaaaggagaagaaaactaTGTCATTGCCATCATCATCACCATTGTCGGGAAACAGCAAAGGCAGAAATGAAGATTCCCTCAGTGCCTGAACAGGAAATTaattatgaagaagaaaataaacatcagcaCCTTCAAAAAGATCAAGAGAAGTGCAGATATGATGCAGGGACTATCTGGTTAACTACAGATGAGATACGACAGTCATATCAAAAACTTGGCTTTGAAAACAAAAGTCATAAAAGAGCCATAGCTGCATCAGCTCATGCGTACTGGGACAGGGGCTCATGTGAGGTTTGGAATGCAAAAAATAGTAACCACAGCACTGAGTCTAACCACAGGAAGAGCAAAGCAAGCTCTCGGAGACAATCAAAACAACTGGCTCAGAATTCCAGAAGACAGAACTTAATGTACTCTAGAGCATTTTGTAGTTGGAAAGTCAGAAGATCAAGCTGTAGCCCAGAGCAAAAATGTTTAGGACATTGCAGTGAGGAGAAGAGTCTGAATCAAAATCAGTCCATAAAAAGAAGTTACAACTTTCTGACAGATGAACCTGAGAAATCCCATGGAAAACGAAGACAGCGTACCTATTCCTATTCATCAGATGAAAGTTTGTACAGACAGACATTTTTAGCAGAAGAATATTTGAGGCAAGCGAGTACTGTAGCTGCACGTCACAAGGCAAAAGGGAAACGCAGGAGGAGAAGAGCTAGAATACGTCATGTATTTATTGACAAGGATGCAAGAAGTGAGACCTCCAGACCTTTGGAAGAAAATGCTACGAATTctacattaaatattttgggaGAATTGTTGATTCAAGACAATATAGAGCAAACTAATATGGATCCTGAAGTTGTTcatggaaaaaatacagatgAAATAGTGCTGCCAGTGGAAAACAAGTCATGTCTACAAACTGATAGTTCACATTTGCTGGAAAAAGACAAATTGACAGAGTGTTCAGTAGTTGAGAACCCTTTGAGTACGTTTTCGGAAGTTGTCACACATTCGGCTGCTTCAGTTTCTGAGCACAGTGTTCCAGCAACTGCATCCACAGAGGACATTctggaagatgaaaagaaaaatgaaaatgtaaataatcATGAAAATCAAGCTCCTTATAAAGTGCCCATCACCAATAGAAATTTGGAACAAGTTTTTCCTAAATCATTTCTTTGCCACTATGAATTGGCTGAGTCTATACCACATGAGAAAATCAATGAGGTGACTAGTGAATGGGTACGGTGTAATTCCAGCATATTTAACAGCCCGCCACCTTTGCCATTCAAGGAAGCACATATAAACAGTCATAGCTTTTTAACTACTGAGCAGTTAATTGCCCCCTTCACACTGCCAGATCAGGCATTGATATTTCCTGCAGATAATCACGAGAAATTCAAAGACCTCCAGTCCGAAGCATATCAGCCGATCATGCAGCAAAATCTGCTCACTAACAAAGTGAAATTTGCCTTTCCTCCTGCGGCGCTCCAGCCCCCGAGTTCtcctttgcccttgcctttgcaGCAGCCACTGTGTTCTACCTCCGTTACCACAATTCACcacactgttttacagcagcatgcagctgcagcagcagctgctgcaagtACATTTAAGGTTCTTCAGCCCCACCAGCAGTTCCTCTCGCAGGTCCCCACCCTTTCCAGAACACCTTTACCTCATCTGTCTGTAGGACCTAGACTTTGTCCAGGAGGCCATGCAACTTTTGTTGCTGCACCACATTTGCCCCTGATTCCAACTTCAGTTCTCCATCCAACTCACCTGACTTTTCCCCCTCTGCCACACACAGTGTTTCCTTCCCTGCTGTCACCACATCCAGCTGTCATTCCACTGCAGCCCCTCTTTTAG
- the ZNF804A gene encoding zinc finger protein 804A isoform X1 encodes MECYYIVISSAHLSNGHFRNIKGVFRGPLSKNGNKTLDYAEKKNTIAKALEDLKANFYCELCDKQYYKHQEFDNHINSYDHAHKQRLKELKQREFARNVASKSRKDERKQEKALQRLHKLAELRKETACAPGSGPMFKSTTVTVHDNSNDIPQSAAVDSADIQDFNCTLTHSAQNSKDVASVISSTAENACSNKSNTNKFGDQVQGAQGHKVGFSFAFPKKAVVKLESSAAVFYEYNDEASIEHGFSRKSRFVPGACNLESPSAEIVLCPEEKHNCFYPLVEKCTEAEEAPETQESKQPVSKENRILESPVLIPDVSHSKKPVSSDLDDCNIDVSTTDLPEQTLSIGATNNHVLPLECSSYELLGNRSLAQTAMEDCLSLQDTTGENDKDRNSDSSTIEIEIKQLGADALISSKYEEDNRTPQSKSETRKRPSEPFVPVLSKHGSNILQWPSEMLIYTNTDPSISYSCNPLYFDFKSSKASDSQEKPKHQPNIPHSHYKTESNRSLVLDFTNKSTSECGDYETEMNKGVCNYTIPLLSDVSLIRNCDLAKNQGKMCLDESFRIKKIEKCHISKSHLRQTTVIDEKHNKVRIKESHVKWLCKNRKRKRRRKLCHCHHHHHCRETAKAEMKIPSVPEQEINYEEENKHQHLQKDQEKCRYDAGTIWLTTDEIRQSYQKLGFENKSHKRAIAASAHAYWDRGSCEVWNAKNSNHSTESNHRKSKASSRRQSKQLAQNSRRQNLMYSRAFCSWKVRRSSCSPEQKCLGHCSEEKSLNQNQSIKRSYNFLTDEPEKSHGKRRQRTYSYSSDESLYRQTFLAEEYLRQASTVAARHKAKGKRRRRRARIRHVFIDKDARSETSRPLEENATNSTLNILGELLIQDNIEQTNMDPEVVHGKNTDEIVLPVENKSCLQTDSSHLLEKDKLTECSVVENPLSTFSEVVTHSAASVSEHSVPATASTEDILEDEKKNENVNNHENQAPYKVPITNRNLEQVFPKSFLCHYELAESIPHEKINEVTSEWVRCNSSIFNSPPPLPFKEAHINSHSFLTTEQLIAPFTLPDQALIFPADNHEKFKDLQSEAYQPIMQQNLLTNKVKFAFPPAALQPPSSPLPLPLQQPLCSTSVTTIHHTVLQQHAAAAAAAASTFKVLQPHQQFLSQVPTLSRTPLPHLSVGPRLCPGGHATFVAAPHLPLIPTSVLHPTHLTFPPLPHTVFPSLLSPHPAVIPLQPLF; translated from the exons AGACTCAAGGAGCTGAAACAGAGGGAGTTTGCTCGAAATGTAGCTTCTAAGtcaagaaaagatgaaagaaaacaggaaaaggccCTTCAACGTTTGCACAAGTTAGCTGAGCTAAGGAAAGAGACAGCCTG tGCTCCTGGAAGTGGCCCCATGTTCAAATCCACTACAGTAACTGTGCATGATAATTCCAATGATATCCCACAAAGTGCTGCCGTAGACTCTGCTGATATACAAGATTTCAACTGCACATTAACGCACAGTGCACAGAATTCTAAAGATGTTGCTTCTGTTATTTCTTCCACTGCTGAAAATGCATGTAGTAATAAATCTAACACTAACAAATTTGGAGATCAAGTTCAAGGAGCTCAAGGACATAAAGTTGggttctcttttgctttccctAAGAAAGCAGTGGTCAAACTGGAGtcttcagctgctgttttctATGAATATAATGATGAAGCATCTATTGAGCATGGTTTTAGTAGAAAAAGTAGATTTGTTCCAGGAGCTTGTAATCTTGAGTCTCCATCGGCAGAAATAGTTCTGTGCCCTGAGGAGAAACATAACTGCTTTTACCCGCTGGTGGAAAAATGCACTGAGGCAGAGGAAGCTCCTGAAACTCAGGAGTCAAAACAACCAGtcagtaaagaaaacagaatactaGAGAGTCCTGTATTAATTCCTGATGTTTCTCATTCAAAAAAACCTGTGTCTTCTGATTTGGATGACTGCAATATTGATGTAAGTACAACAGATTTACCAGAGCAAACGCTGTCCATAGGTGCAACCAATAATCATGTACTGCCCCTAGAATGCAGCAGTTATGAACTGCTGGGAAACAGATCTCTTGCTCAGACTGCTATGGAGGATTGTTTATCTCTGCAAGATACTACAGGGGAAAATGATAAAGACAGGAACAGTGATTCATCCACAATTGAAATTGAAATAAAACAACTTGGGGCTGATGCATTAATTTCATCAAAATATGAAGAAGATAATAGAACCCCACAAAGCAAATCAGAGACACGCAAGAGACCCTCTGAACCATTTGTTCCTGTTCTTAGCAAACATGGATCAAATATACTTCAGTGGCCATCGGAAATGTTAATTTACACAAATACAGACCCATCAATTTCTTATAGCTGTAATCCTTTATATTTTGACTTCAAGTCATCAAAAGCAAGTGACAGCCAAGAAAAGCCCAAGCATCAGCCAAACATACCTCATTCTCACTATAAAACTGAATCCAACCGTAGCCTAGTCTTAGATTTTACAAATAAATCCACTTCAGAATGTGGCGATTATGAAACGGAAATGAATAAAGGTGTGTGCAACTATACAATACCTCTTCTGAGTGATGTTTCCCTCATCAGAAATTGTGATCTTGCAAAAAATCAAGGTAAAATGTGCTTAGATGAGTcattcaggattaaaaaaatagaaaagtgtCACATTTCTAAAAGTCATTTACGACAAACCACTGTGATAGATGAGAAGCATAACAAAGTCCGGATCAAAGAAAGTCATGTAAAATGGCTTTGTAAAAATAGAAAacggaaaaggagaagaaaactaTGTCATTGCCATCATCATCACCATTGTCGGGAAACAGCAAAGGCAGAAATGAAGATTCCCTCAGTGCCTGAACAGGAAATTaattatgaagaagaaaataaacatcagcaCCTTCAAAAAGATCAAGAGAAGTGCAGATATGATGCAGGGACTATCTGGTTAACTACAGATGAGATACGACAGTCATATCAAAAACTTGGCTTTGAAAACAAAAGTCATAAAAGAGCCATAGCTGCATCAGCTCATGCGTACTGGGACAGGGGCTCATGTGAGGTTTGGAATGCAAAAAATAGTAACCACAGCACTGAGTCTAACCACAGGAAGAGCAAAGCAAGCTCTCGGAGACAATCAAAACAACTGGCTCAGAATTCCAGAAGACAGAACTTAATGTACTCTAGAGCATTTTGTAGTTGGAAAGTCAGAAGATCAAGCTGTAGCCCAGAGCAAAAATGTTTAGGACATTGCAGTGAGGAGAAGAGTCTGAATCAAAATCAGTCCATAAAAAGAAGTTACAACTTTCTGACAGATGAACCTGAGAAATCCCATGGAAAACGAAGACAGCGTACCTATTCCTATTCATCAGATGAAAGTTTGTACAGACAGACATTTTTAGCAGAAGAATATTTGAGGCAAGCGAGTACTGTAGCTGCACGTCACAAGGCAAAAGGGAAACGCAGGAGGAGAAGAGCTAGAATACGTCATGTATTTATTGACAAGGATGCAAGAAGTGAGACCTCCAGACCTTTGGAAGAAAATGCTACGAATTctacattaaatattttgggaGAATTGTTGATTCAAGACAATATAGAGCAAACTAATATGGATCCTGAAGTTGTTcatggaaaaaatacagatgAAATAGTGCTGCCAGTGGAAAACAAGTCATGTCTACAAACTGATAGTTCACATTTGCTGGAAAAAGACAAATTGACAGAGTGTTCAGTAGTTGAGAACCCTTTGAGTACGTTTTCGGAAGTTGTCACACATTCGGCTGCTTCAGTTTCTGAGCACAGTGTTCCAGCAACTGCATCCACAGAGGACATTctggaagatgaaaagaaaaatgaaaatgtaaataatcATGAAAATCAAGCTCCTTATAAAGTGCCCATCACCAATAGAAATTTGGAACAAGTTTTTCCTAAATCATTTCTTTGCCACTATGAATTGGCTGAGTCTATACCACATGAGAAAATCAATGAGGTGACTAGTGAATGGGTACGGTGTAATTCCAGCATATTTAACAGCCCGCCACCTTTGCCATTCAAGGAAGCACATATAAACAGTCATAGCTTTTTAACTACTGAGCAGTTAATTGCCCCCTTCACACTGCCAGATCAGGCATTGATATTTCCTGCAGATAATCACGAGAAATTCAAAGACCTCCAGTCCGAAGCATATCAGCCGATCATGCAGCAAAATCTGCTCACTAACAAAGTGAAATTTGCCTTTCCTCCTGCGGCGCTCCAGCCCCCGAGTTCtcctttgcccttgcctttgcaGCAGCCACTGTGTTCTACCTCCGTTACCACAATTCACcacactgttttacagcagcatgcagctgcagcagcagctgctgcaagtACATTTAAGGTTCTTCAGCCCCACCAGCAGTTCCTCTCGCAGGTCCCCACCCTTTCCAGAACACCTTTACCTCATCTGTCTGTAGGACCTAGACTTTGTCCAGGAGGCCATGCAACTTTTGTTGCTGCACCACATTTGCCCCTGATTCCAACTTCAGTTCTCCATCCAACTCACCTGACTTTTCCCCCTCTGCCACACACAGTGTTTCCTTCCCTGCTGTCACCACATCCAGCTGTCATTCCACTGCAGCCCCTCTTTTAG